The window TTGGCGGATACGGCATTCGCTGGTCCAGCGCGCAAATTACTAAGCATTATACTAAAGAAGAGTTGATAGGCCGGCAAATTATCGGCGTAACTAACTTCCCTAAAAAGCAAATCGCTAATTTTATGTCGGAATTTTTGGTGACTGGTTTTGCCGATGCACACGGCGATATCGTCCTTTCGACTATTGATAAACCCGTGCCTAATGGCAGCAAATTAATTTAAAATGGGCGAAGGCGTTGCACAATGGATAATTGGCCCCCAATTGATTGGGGTGGTGTTCATTATTGCCGGTTATATCCAAAAAACCTATCCGCCTAAAAAGATCAACAACTATTACGGCTACCGTACACCCGCTGCTATGAAAAACCAAGAAACATGGGATGAGGCTAACCGGTATTCGGCCAGGGTGATGGTAAAAACAGGGTTCATATTGCTGGTGGCGGGGTTTGCACTTACCTTTTTGTTTCAGGTTATACCCATGCCCCCAAAGATAAAATTCGCGCTAACTTATTTAATGATATTGGCTGCAGCTATGGGCAGCGCCATTATTATGCTGACATCGACAGAGCGGCACCTGGAAAAAACTTTTGAAAAGAATAAAGAATGAGATATGTGAGTTTTGATGGCGAGGATACGATATCGCCCGACGATTTTTTTATGGCCGAAGCCCTGCGCGAGGCCAAACTTGCCTTAACCGAAGATGAAATACCTATTGGTGCTATTGTGGTATGCCAGGGAAAAATTATTGGCCGGGGGCATAATTTAACGGAACGTTTAACCGATGTATCGGCCCATGCCGAAATGCAGGCGTTAACCGCTGCTGCTAATTATATTGGTGGTAAATATTTAAAAGATTGCACGCTTTATGTTACCATGGAGCCTTGCGTAATGTGCGCCGGTGCCAGCTATTGGTTCCAGATAGGAAAAATTGTTTTTGGCGCTTATGATGCCCGGCTGGGCTTTGGCAGGTTAAACCAAAAGATAACCCACCCCAAAACTATTATTACCGGTGGGATCCGCGAAGCGGAGTGCTCGGAATTAGTAAAAGATTTTTTTAGAAAAAAACGATTGAAAGGATAATTTAAGAAACCGTCAATTCCCCGCGCAAATCGGTTTCCAGCCATTCCTTTATCTGCTTGGGGTCGTCGCTTTGGCCCAGCAGGTACATCATTTTGGTAACGGCCGCCTCGTAGGTCATATCATAACCGTTAGCCACCCCAATATCCTTCAACTGCTTACTGGTCTCGTAACGGCCAAGCTCAACCGTACCTACTTTACATTGCGAAATATCCAGGATCACCTTGCCCGAATCGATAGCGTTCTTCAGCAGATCAACAAACCATTGGTCGGTAGTGGTATTGCCGGCGCCAAAGGTTTCCATAATTATGCCCCGTACATCGGCATTCACAATATTCTCCACTACTTTCGGACTAATCCCCGGGTACAGTTTCAACACGGCCACTTCGTTAACCAGGTTATTATGTACAATCAGTCCTCCATCTTCTTTAGGCTGGCGGATATCGTTTATACTATAGCGCATGTGCACGCCCGATTCGGCCAGGATAGGATAGTTAGGTGAACGGAACGCCTCGAATTTTACAGAGTTGTATTTGAACGAACGGTTAGCGCGGAACAGCTTATAATCAAAATATATACAAACTTCGGGCACGCGGGCCTTATCGTTCTTTTTGGCTTTGGCTATTTCAATAGCCGTCATCAGATTTTCTTTGGCATCGGTGCGGATGGAACCGATAGGCAGCTGTGAGCCGGTGAATATTACGGGTTTAGCCAAATTCTCCAGCATAAAACTTAATGCCGATGCGGTAAACGACATCGTATCCGATCCATGCAGTATCACAAAGCCATCTACCTTGTCGTAATTTTTTTCTATCAATCCGGCCAGTTCGCCCCAAATGGTAGGGTTCATGTTCGATGAATCGATGATCTCGGCAAAGGAGTGTACCTTAATACGGCAATTCAGGCGTTCCAGTTCAGGAACATTCTCCATTATCTGCTCAAAATTGATAGGCCTGAGCACCTTTGTTTTCGGGTCGCTCATCATACCAATAGTTCCCCCGGTATATATGATCAGTATCTGGCACATGGAGTTTTCGTTTGCCATAAATATAAAATACTTTCTTTAATTAAAATGTGCCCTATATACCAAAAACTGTTTTTGAATTTGCCGTGGTAATTTCAGCAACGGTTTCCATATCGGTATTATGCAATTCAGCAACCTTTTGCGCCACATATACCAGGTACGAGCTTTCGTTACGTTTACCACGATAAGGGACGGGCGTAAGATAAGGAGAATCAGTTTCTAAAACGATATGCTTAAGGTCAATTTCCTGTACTACTTTATCAAGGCCGCCATTTTTATAGGTTACCACCCCGCCAATACCCAGGTAAAAGCCTAAGTCTATAATCTTATTAGCCTGCTCAAGCGTCCCGCTAAAGCAATGAAATATGCCGCGCAGGTGTTGGTCCTGTTCCTGTAGCAAAACCTCGTACACTTCGTTAAAAGCATCACGACAGTGAATAACTATAGGCAGCTGATTGGCTTTGGCCCAGCCTATTTGTATTTTAAATGCTTCAATCTGCTTATCAAGCGTAGTTTTATCCCAGTAAAGGTCTATCCCAATTTCGCCAATGGCATATATTTTCTGGTTGGGGATAGCAGCACTAATAGTATCCAATTGCTGCTGCCAGTCGTCCTTTACATCGCAGGGGTGCAGGCCAAGCATAGGGAAACAGTTTTCCGGGTACTCTGTCGCAAGGCCCATTACCATAGGGATCGATGCCGCATCCACATTAGGCAAAAACAAACGGGTAACGTCGTTCTCAAAGCAACGGCGCATTAGTTCGGCGCGCTTTTCGGCATCGGTTTCGTAGTATTGGTGCGTATGTGTATCGGTTAATACCATGCTGCAAAAGTAAAAAGCCTTCTGTTGTTAGCAGAAGGCTTTCCGAATTATTTTTTCACCGGAGCTGTAGCCGGTTTTTTCGCCGGTGCGGGTACCGGCTTTTTCACCGGGGCCTTAGCGCCAGGCTTGGCTGTTGTTTTAGCAGCGGTTTTGGTTTTTGCAACCACAGGTTTTGGATGGATAACCTTCACTACCTGCAAATCAAAAACCAGGGTGCTGAATGGTTTAATATCATCACCGGCACCTTGCTCGCCATATCCAAGGCTTGATGGAACAATAAATTCGGCCTTAGACCCTTCTGTTAACAATTGTAACCCTTCGTCCCAGCCTCTAATAAGTTGGGTTTGGCCAAGCACAATTTTTAACGGTTCATATGGGCGTCCTGGTTGGTATACCCCGCCGGTTTTAGCTGCAGCCTCAATGCTTGTATCAAAGATCTTGTCTTCGGTGGTGCGGCCAGTATAATTTACCAGCACCGTATCGCCCAACATTACCTTGCGGCCGGGGCCAACTTTGGTAACTACATATTTTAAGCCCGATGGCGTACTTTTCAACACCAGTTTATGACTGTTTATATATTGATCTGCCGTACGTGCCTCTTCCGATTTCATTTTGTCCATCTGCGCATTTCTTTCGGCAATGGCATCGTTAAGCGATTGTACTTTTTCAATCTTTACTATAAATACAATATTGCTGCCTTTGGGCAAAAATGGCGGGCGTGCATCCTCGTGACCTATAAATACCGAATCGGTAGGTACTTTTACTAATACGCTGTCTTTAGCCGTCAGTAAAGGGAAAACCTCCATCAGGTCGCCAATATTTGTTGATGGCTTTACCTGTGCTTTTATGGCATGGCCCAGGTTGTAAGAACTGAACAATACCGAATCTTTCTCGGTTTTTTGCACCACATGGAAGGTGATCACATCGTCCATTTTAATACGTTCGCCGGCGTTTTTGCTTACAATTTTGTATTGTACACCTTTTGGCGTGCGCATGTAACCATCCTGTGCCTTTAATGCTACAGGCGCTATTAAACAAGCTAAAAAAAGAAACTTCTTCATTATAAAACTAAAAAGCCTTCCGTTATTAAACGGAAGGCTGTAAATATAAAACTTGATATTATTTTTTTGTTGGGGCTTGTGCCTGTGGTTGCAATGCAGGGGCTACAGGTTTTGGCGCGTTAGGGTTTGGTTTAATAATATTAACCATTTCCACATCAAAAACCAGCGTACTGAATGGCGGGATAACTGGGTTCATACCTTGTTCGCCGTAACCCAAGTTATTAGGGATGATCAGTGTTGCTTTCGATCCTTTGTTCATCAATAACAAGCCTTCGTCCCAACCTGGTATTACTTGTTTCATGCCAACAGGGAAGCGGATAGGCTTGTATGGGTTCATTGGGTTGTAGGTGGCTTTATCCTTCATCGCAATTTCTTTCACGTTGGTTTCAAAAGGCTTCTCAACTCCCAGTAAATGGCCGGTATAATAAACTTCTACTGTATCGCCAACAGCCGGAGTAGGGCCTGAACCTTGTTTAGTGATAACATAGTTTAACCCTGATGCTGTTTTGGTAGTTTTTAAGTTATTATCAGCAATGTATTTTTGAATTTTTCCCGGCTCGGCTTTTTTAAGTTGCTCGCCTACGCCTTTAAAATAATCGGCAATGCGGTTTTGAAACACATCCTGCGCCAGGTTACCTTTAGGGATTACTTTTTCTACTTTAATTTGGAATACAATGTATTTCCCTTTTATGCCCGGCGGGCGCGGCTGACCTTTACGCGATGTGGAATCGATATTAACTTTAACGGTAGCGCTATCGCCTTCGCTTAACATTTGCAGGGCAGCAATAACATCACCTTTAAATTGTGATTTTGGGGTTATTGTTGGGATTGGCCTGCCGGTGGTATATGAGTTGGTTAATACCGAATCGCCTTCAGTTTTAGCGATCAGGTTAACGCTGATAAAGTCGCCTTCTTTAATTGTCGGGCCAGATTTGTCTTCGTGGATGTTGTAAAGCATGCCACCCGGGCCCTGTTTAAATCCGCCGCCGCAGCTTGTTAAGGCAATTGCGGCCACAGCTAAATACATTAAGTTTTTTTTCATTTTTAGTTTATTGAATTAATAGTGTTTTGTACTCTGGTAATATGGTTTTAAATTGATTAATTACTTGTTCTAATGTGTCATCGGATGCTCCCCCGGCCGCGTTGCGGTGGCCGCCGCCATTGAAATACTTTTTACATATCTCGTTTGCAGGGAAATCTCCTTTAGATCGTAAAGATAGTTTTACTTTATCATTTCGTTCAACAATAAATGCAGCTAATCTTATCCCGGTAATTGACAGGGCATAATTCACAATTCCCTCGGTATCGCCGGTTATTACATGGTATTGCTCTATTTCAGCTTTGGTAACTGTTATTAACGCTGTGTTAAATTCGGGCAGTACTTCCAGTTTTTCGCTAAGGCAATGCCCCAAAAAGCGCAACCGTTCTTCACTTGAATTACTGTATACTAACTCGTGTATGCGCCAGTTTATTGCCCCGGCATCAATCAGGTCGGCAACGGTGCGATGCACTGCCGATGTAGTATTAGGGAAACGGAATGAACCCGAATCCGTCATAATACCTGTATACAGGCAGGTGGCCACATCGGCGTTTATATATTGCTTTCCGTTTAATTCTTCTACAATAAATTGATAGATGAGTTGGGCGGTAGCGCAGGCGTTAATATTCCAAAAGCGGTAGTCGTCAAAGTCTTCAGGATCAAGGTGATGATCTATCATTACCTTTTTAGCCTGGCTTTTGCCCACCAGTTCGCCCATTTCATTTATACGCCCTAAGGCGTTAAAATCAAGGCAAAATATCAGGGCGGCATTGGCAATCAACTCCGCCGCGGCGGCTTGCTGCTCGGTATAGATCATTACCGAACCATTGCCCGGCATCCAGCTTAAAAATTCGGGATAATCAGTTGGCGCTATTACAGTAGCGTGGTGCCCCAGTTGTATTAAATAGTTATATAACCCCAAAGACGAACCCATAGCATCTCCATCAGGTTTATGATGGGTAGTGATCACTATTTTTTGTGGTTGCGCTAATAATTCCCTAAGCGAGGCTATATCAAACATTTTTTAAAAAAGAGTTGCAAAGCTAAATAAATTAATTAAATACAAACTATGTAATTTATATAAACGCTTTCTGGTTTTAACTTAAAAAGCCTACTTTTGCGCCAAATTAAACAATGCCCGCGGTGGTAAACAATGCCACCAATACCCGGTTACTTTATGGTAACTTAAAAAACAAAAAAAAGACAAACAAAAGATGAA of the Mucilaginibacter boryungensis genome contains:
- a CDS encoding tRNA-binding protein — protein: MDLITWHDFEKVELRAGTVLEVLDFPEARKPAYKLRVDFGGYGIRWSSAQITKHYTKEELIGRQIIGVTNFPKKQIANFMSEFLVTGFADAHGDIVLSTIDKPVPNGSKLI
- a CDS encoding SdpI family protein, coding for MGEGVAQWIIGPQLIGVVFIIAGYIQKTYPPKKINNYYGYRTPAAMKNQETWDEANRYSARVMVKTGFILLVAGFALTFLFQVIPMPPKIKFALTYLMILAAAMGSAIIMLTSTERHLEKTFEKNKE
- a CDS encoding nucleoside deaminase, which encodes MRYVSFDGEDTISPDDFFMAEALREAKLALTEDEIPIGAIVVCQGKIIGRGHNLTERLTDVSAHAEMQALTAAANYIGGKYLKDCTLYVTMEPCVMCAGASYWFQIGKIVFGAYDARLGFGRLNQKITHPKTIITGGIREAECSELVKDFFRKKRLKG
- a CDS encoding asparaginase; this encodes MCQILIIYTGGTIGMMSDPKTKVLRPINFEQIMENVPELERLNCRIKVHSFAEIIDSSNMNPTIWGELAGLIEKNYDKVDGFVILHGSDTMSFTASALSFMLENLAKPVIFTGSQLPIGSIRTDAKENLMTAIEIAKAKKNDKARVPEVCIYFDYKLFRANRSFKYNSVKFEAFRSPNYPILAESGVHMRYSINDIRQPKEDGGLIVHNNLVNEVAVLKLYPGISPKVVENIVNADVRGIIMETFGAGNTTTDQWFVDLLKNAIDSGKVILDISQCKVGTVELGRYETSKQLKDIGVANGYDMTYEAAVTKMMYLLGQSDDPKQIKEWLETDLRGELTVS
- a CDS encoding TatD family hydrolase, whose translation is MVLTDTHTHQYYETDAEKRAELMRRCFENDVTRLFLPNVDAASIPMVMGLATEYPENCFPMLGLHPCDVKDDWQQQLDTISAAIPNQKIYAIGEIGIDLYWDKTTLDKQIEAFKIQIGWAKANQLPIVIHCRDAFNEVYEVLLQEQDQHLRGIFHCFSGTLEQANKIIDLGFYLGIGGVVTYKNGGLDKVVQEIDLKHIVLETDSPYLTPVPYRGKRNESSYLVYVAQKVAELHNTDMETVAEITTANSKTVFGI
- a CDS encoding FKBP-type peptidyl-prolyl cis-trans isomerase; this translates as MKKFLFLACLIAPVALKAQDGYMRTPKGVQYKIVSKNAGERIKMDDVITFHVVQKTEKDSVLFSSYNLGHAIKAQVKPSTNIGDLMEVFPLLTAKDSVLVKVPTDSVFIGHEDARPPFLPKGSNIVFIVKIEKVQSLNDAIAERNAQMDKMKSEEARTADQYINSHKLVLKSTPSGLKYVVTKVGPGRKVMLGDTVLVNYTGRTTEDKIFDTSIEAAAKTGGVYQPGRPYEPLKIVLGQTQLIRGWDEGLQLLTEGSKAEFIVPSSLGYGEQGAGDDIKPFSTLVFDLQVVKVIHPKPVVAKTKTAAKTTAKPGAKAPVKKPVPAPAKKPATAPVKK
- a CDS encoding FKBP-type peptidyl-prolyl cis-trans isomerase; amino-acid sequence: MKKNLMYLAVAAIALTSCGGGFKQGPGGMLYNIHEDKSGPTIKEGDFISVNLIAKTEGDSVLTNSYTTGRPIPTITPKSQFKGDVIAALQMLSEGDSATVKVNIDSTSRKGQPRPPGIKGKYIVFQIKVEKVIPKGNLAQDVFQNRIADYFKGVGEQLKKAEPGKIQKYIADNNLKTTKTASGLNYVITKQGSGPTPAVGDTVEVYYTGHLLGVEKPFETNVKEIAMKDKATYNPMNPYKPIRFPVGMKQVIPGWDEGLLLMNKGSKATLIIPNNLGYGEQGMNPVIPPFSTLVFDVEMVNIIKPNPNAPKPVAPALQPQAQAPTKK
- a CDS encoding DHH family phosphoesterase; this encodes MFDIASLRELLAQPQKIVITTHHKPDGDAMGSSLGLYNYLIQLGHHATVIAPTDYPEFLSWMPGNGSVMIYTEQQAAAAELIANAALIFCLDFNALGRINEMGELVGKSQAKKVMIDHHLDPEDFDDYRFWNINACATAQLIYQFIVEELNGKQYINADVATCLYTGIMTDSGSFRFPNTTSAVHRTVADLIDAGAINWRIHELVYSNSSEERLRFLGHCLSEKLEVLPEFNTALITVTKAEIEQYHVITGDTEGIVNYALSITGIRLAAFIVERNDKVKLSLRSKGDFPANEICKKYFNGGGHRNAAGGASDDTLEQVINQFKTILPEYKTLLIQ